From Micromonospora sp. NBC_01699, a single genomic window includes:
- a CDS encoding siderophore-interacting protein yields the protein MSAYLPFAVRVLRVQRLSPTFVRVTVAGESLAGFAGHGFDQRINLLFPPGGDAGLLPTGPDWVDRWQAVPADRRPPLRTYTVRAFRPESRELDLDFVLHGDVGPASRWAGAARPGDPLTVIGPVAGHPGPVADVAWAPPPGTGRLLLAADEAALPAASAIAGTLRPEERATVVLEVPEPADAIEFDTPAGVTVIWLARSRGERLGPVVRDLLTDLVPVPAGMTSSVRSGRPAERVGGSGDGPAVAPDDGDDDPWDVPEPGAAAGSGGFYAWLAGEAGAVVALRRHLVGERGVDRRSVAFMGYWRRGRSQPN from the coding sequence ATGTCGGCCTACCTGCCGTTCGCCGTACGGGTGCTGCGGGTGCAGCGGTTGAGCCCGACCTTCGTACGGGTGACCGTGGCCGGCGAATCTCTCGCGGGGTTCGCCGGCCACGGCTTCGACCAGCGGATCAATCTGCTGTTCCCGCCCGGCGGGGACGCGGGCCTGCTGCCGACCGGCCCGGACTGGGTGGACCGGTGGCAGGCGGTGCCGGCCGACCGGCGCCCACCGCTGCGGACGTACACGGTGCGGGCGTTCCGGCCGGAGAGCCGCGAACTGGACCTGGACTTCGTGCTGCACGGCGACGTCGGCCCGGCCTCCCGCTGGGCGGGTGCCGCCCGCCCCGGTGACCCGCTGACCGTCATCGGCCCGGTCGCCGGGCATCCCGGACCGGTGGCGGACGTGGCCTGGGCACCACCGCCGGGCACGGGGCGGCTGCTACTGGCCGCCGACGAGGCCGCCCTGCCGGCGGCGTCGGCCATCGCCGGGACACTCCGACCCGAGGAGCGGGCGACCGTCGTCCTGGAGGTGCCGGAACCGGCCGACGCGATCGAATTCGATACGCCGGCCGGGGTCACCGTGATCTGGTTGGCCCGCAGCCGGGGGGAGCGACTCGGGCCGGTGGTCCGTGACCTGCTCACCGACCTGGTACCGGTGCCCGCCGGGATGACCTCGTCGGTCCGATCGGGACGGCCGGCGGAACGTGTGGGCGGGTCCGGCGACGGGCCGGCGGTGGCGCCGGACGACGGCGACGACGACCCGTGGGACGTGCCCGAACCGGGCGCTGCCGCTGGTTCGGGTGGCTTCTACGCCTGGCTGGCCGGGGAGGCGGGCGCGGTCGTGGCGCTGCGCCGGCACCTGGTGGGCGAGCGGGGGGTGGACCGGCGCTCGGTCGCCTTCATGGGCTACTGGCGCCGGGGCAGGTCCCAACCGAACTGA
- a CDS encoding methionyl-tRNA formyltransferase yields MRVIMFGYQTWGHRTLRALLDSEHEVVMVVTHPKSDHAYEQMWDDSVADLAREHDVPVLLRQRPDDELADQVKQADPDVIVATNWRTWLPPAIFNIPRHGTLNVHDSLLPKYAGFSPLIWALINGEPEVGVTAHLMDDALDGGDIVLQRAVPVGPTDTTADLFHRTLALFGPITLDGLALIESGRTDWTKQDPSQGSFFHKRSIQDSLIDWTWPAEDLERLVRALADPYPNAFTHHRGERIRVIEAGVSRGYYGGTPGRVFIREDDGIVIVAGTQARHGRSHGLVIKRVRTDDGTEYPATEYFHTMGGYLTNQP; encoded by the coding sequence ATGCGAGTGATCATGTTCGGTTACCAGACCTGGGGTCATCGGACCCTGCGGGCGCTACTGGACTCGGAACATGAGGTCGTCATGGTGGTGACGCATCCCAAGAGCGACCACGCGTACGAGCAGATGTGGGACGACTCGGTGGCGGACCTGGCCCGCGAACACGACGTACCGGTGCTGTTGCGCCAGCGCCCCGACGACGAACTGGCCGACCAGGTCAAGCAGGCCGACCCGGACGTGATCGTGGCCACCAACTGGCGCACCTGGCTGCCGCCGGCGATCTTCAACATCCCCCGGCACGGCACCCTCAACGTGCACGACTCACTGCTGCCCAAGTACGCCGGATTCTCCCCGCTGATCTGGGCGCTGATCAACGGCGAACCGGAGGTCGGGGTCACCGCCCACCTGATGGACGACGCCCTCGACGGCGGCGACATCGTGCTCCAGCGCGCGGTGCCGGTGGGGCCGACCGACACCACCGCCGACCTGTTCCACCGCACCCTGGCGCTGTTCGGGCCGATCACACTGGACGGTCTGGCGCTGATCGAATCCGGTCGTACTGACTGGACCAAGCAGGACCCAAGCCAGGGCAGCTTCTTCCACAAGCGATCGATCCAGGACAGCCTGATCGACTGGACCTGGCCGGCGGAGGACCTGGAGCGGCTGGTCCGGGCGCTGGCCGACCCGTACCCGAACGCGTTCACCCACCACCGGGGCGAGCGGATCCGGGTGATCGAGGCCGGCGTGTCGCGCGGCTACTACGGCGGCACCCCCGGTCGGGTCTTCATCAGGGAGGACGACGGCATCGTCATCGTCGCCGGCACGCAGGCCCGGCACGGCCGCAGCCACGGCCTGGTGATCAAGCGCGTACGCACCGACGACGGCACCGAGTACCCGGCCACCGAGTACTTCCACACGATGGGCGGCTACCTCACCAACCAGCCCTGA
- a CDS encoding lysine N(6)-hydroxylase/L-ornithine N(5)-oxygenase family protein, with amino-acid sequence MAHVPPHDEVPVYDIVGVGFGPSNLALAIALTEQAGATAPGESTPPLSAIFLERQQSFGWHRGMLLDDATMQVSFLKDLVTLRNPTSRFSFLAYLHAKDRLVDFINHKTLYPLRIEYHDYLEWAAAQVDDLVRYGHEVIGVRPVTTDDGIELVDVLVDTGEGTTVHRARNLVLATGLQPRLPAGVIADDRIWHSRDLLFNLDRQTGAAPSRFVVVGAGQSAAEITAHLHERFPDAEVCAVFSRYGYSPADDSSFANRIFDPGAVDDYFDAPAEVKTQLMDYHGNTNYSVVDGDLIAELYRRSYREQVLGQSRLRLLNTSRLRAAVSDPDGVQVTIETLITGQPAVLDADVLVCATGYDPVDPASMLGELNRYCHRDELGRLRLDRDYRVSTGDELRCGVYLQGGTEHSHGISSSLLSNGAVRAAEILESIVAHRDTPSPVPAYPAAALRG; translated from the coding sequence ATGGCGCACGTACCGCCGCATGACGAGGTGCCTGTTTACGACATCGTCGGAGTGGGGTTCGGGCCGTCCAACCTGGCCCTGGCCATCGCCCTGACCGAACAGGCCGGCGCAACCGCACCGGGCGAGTCGACACCGCCGCTGAGCGCGATCTTCCTCGAACGACAACAGAGCTTCGGCTGGCACCGGGGCATGCTCCTGGACGACGCCACCATGCAGGTCTCGTTCCTCAAGGACCTGGTCACCCTGCGCAACCCCACCAGCCGGTTCAGCTTCCTGGCCTACCTGCACGCCAAGGACCGGCTGGTCGACTTCATCAACCACAAGACGCTCTACCCACTGCGGATCGAGTACCACGACTACCTCGAATGGGCCGCCGCCCAGGTGGACGACCTGGTCCGGTACGGCCACGAGGTGATCGGCGTACGCCCGGTGACCACCGACGACGGCATCGAGCTGGTCGACGTGCTGGTCGACACCGGCGAGGGCACCACCGTGCACCGCGCCCGCAACCTCGTGCTCGCCACCGGTCTGCAACCCCGGCTACCGGCCGGTGTGATCGCCGACGACCGGATCTGGCACAGCCGCGACCTGCTGTTCAACCTCGACCGGCAGACCGGCGCGGCACCGTCCCGGTTCGTCGTCGTCGGCGCCGGACAGAGCGCCGCCGAGATCACCGCGCACCTGCACGAGCGGTTCCCCGACGCCGAGGTCTGCGCCGTCTTCTCCCGGTACGGCTACAGCCCGGCCGACGACAGCTCGTTCGCCAACCGGATCTTCGACCCCGGTGCCGTGGACGACTACTTCGACGCGCCCGCCGAGGTCAAGACCCAGCTCATGGACTACCACGGCAACACCAACTACTCGGTGGTGGACGGCGACCTGATCGCCGAGCTGTACCGGCGCAGCTACCGCGAACAGGTGCTCGGCCAGTCCCGGCTGCGGCTGCTCAACACCTCCCGACTGCGCGCCGCCGTGTCGGACCCCGACGGCGTACAGGTCACCATCGAGACCCTGATCACCGGGCAGCCTGCCGTACTCGACGCGGACGTGCTGGTCTGCGCCACCGGTTACGACCCGGTCGACCCGGCCAGCATGCTCGGTGAACTGAACCGCTACTGCCACCGCGACGAACTCGGCCGGCTGCGACTGGACCGGGACTACCGGGTGTCCACCGGCGACGAGCTGCGCTGCGGCGTCTACCTCCAGGGCGGCACCGAACACAGCCACGGGATCAGCTCCTCGCTGCTGTCCAACGGCGCCGTACGCGCCGCCGAGATCCTGGAGTCGATCGTGGCCCACCGCGACACGCCCAGCCCGGTGCCGGCGTACCCGGCCGCTGCCCTGCGGGGCTGA